DNA sequence from the Streptomyces sp. HUAS 15-9 genome:
GACAGACTTCATGCCACGCACCAGCGGGTTCACCCCGGGTCTACGAACACGGTTGGTCGGAGCCGTGCGGCAACACCGCGTCCTCTCGATCGCCCTCGCGCTGAAGCTGACGACCGCCGTGGCCCTGGGTGTGGTGTGGCAAACCAAGGTCCGCCGCTCTGGAGACCTCGACGACTACCGAGACCTTCTCGTGGATGATCCCGGTGCACCGGACGAAAACTCGGTCAAGGTGACCTCGCTCGGCACCACCATGATGCTCGTCGACGACGGCACGACTCAGATTCTCATCGACGCGTTCATCACCCCGGCCGCGCTTCTCGACGCCGCGCTCGGGCGGCCGGTCTCCACCGACCGCAACGCAGTGGACGCCGCGCTCGACAAAGTGGGGGCCGATCGCGTGCGCGCCATCTTCATCTCCCACTCCCACCATGACCACGCGCTGGACGTCGCCTACATCGCGACCCGCACGGGAGCCACCGTCCACGGCTCACCGTCCACGCTGAACATCGCCAGGGGCGGCAACGTCCCCGAGGACCGCCTGGCACTCCTGGACCCGGAGAATCCGGTCGAGGTGGGCAACTTCACTGTGCGCACCATCGTCTCCAAACACTCCCCCAACCCGATGGGCGGTGAGGGCGCGACCATCGACGAGCCTCTGCCGCAACCTGCGCCCATCAGCGCATACAAGGAGGGCGGAACCTACGACTTCCTCGTGGCGACACCGGAGACGAGCATCCTGTTCAAAGGTTCGGCGAACTGGATCCCCGGCACGCTCACCGGAGTTCACGCCGATGCGCTGTTCCTCGGCATCGGCGGTCTCGGACGCGCCGGACAACGCTTCAGCGAGGGGTTCCTCGACGCAACCATCGGCGCCGTGCAACCCGCCATTGTCATCCCCACCCACTGGAACGACTTCTTCCGCCCGGCACGCGAGGGCCTTCCGCTGCACCGCAAACTGATCGACGACACACCCGCCGCATTCGACACCGTGCTCGCCCGCGCCGAAGCTGATGGCATCATCGTCCACCTGCTGGATGCGTTCGGCAGCATCACCGTCCGCGAAGGGTTG
Encoded proteins:
- a CDS encoding MBL fold metallo-hydrolase, which gives rise to MAGTRLDSAARMSKETDFMPRTSGFTPGLRTRLVGAVRQHRVLSIALALKLTTAVALGVVWQTKVRRSGDLDDYRDLLVDDPGAPDENSVKVTSLGTTMMLVDDGTTQILIDAFITPAALLDAALGRPVSTDRNAVDAALDKVGADRVRAIFISHSHHDHALDVAYIATRTGATVHGSPSTLNIARGGNVPEDRLALLDPENPVEVGNFTVRTIVSKHSPNPMGGEGATIDEPLPQPAPISAYKEGGTYDFLVATPETSILFKGSANWIPGTLTGVHADALFLGIGGLGRAGQRFSEGFLDATIGAVQPAIVIPTHWNDFFRPAREGLPLHRKLIDDTPAAFDTVLARAEADGIIVHLLDAFGSITVREGLSG